The following proteins are encoded in a genomic region of Burkholderia pyrrocinia:
- a CDS encoding PrkA family serine protein kinase codes for MDIYSSFANRFEKTREEELSLEEYLALCKNDPSAYATAGERMLAAIGEPEHIDTRNEPRLSRIFANKVIKVYPAFREFYGMEEVIEQVVAYFRHAAQGLEEKKQILYLLGPVGGGKSSIAERLKQLMERVPFYSLKGSPVNESPLGLFDYDEDGPILEEQYGIPRRYLKSILSPWAVKRLHEYNGDIRQFRVVRRYPSILRQVGIAKTEPGDENNQDISSLVGKVDIRKLEQYAQDDADAYSYSGGLCLANQGLLEFVEMFKAPIKVLHPLLTATQEGNFKGTEGFGAIPFDGVILAHSNESEWKAFRNNRNNEALLDRIFVVKVPYCLRVSEETKIYEKLIRNSSLAEAVCAPGTLKMMSQFSVLSRLHEPENSSLFSKMQVYDGENLKDTDPKAKSYQEYRDYAGVDEGMTGVSTRFAFKILSRVFNFDSSEVAANPVHLMYVLEQQIEREQFPPEIEQKYLSFVKDVLASRYADFIGKEIQTAYLESYSEYGQNIFDRYVTYADFWIQDQEFRDHDTGESFDRAALNAELEKIEKPAGISNPKDYRNEIVNFVLRARAANAGKNPVWTSYEKLRVVIEKKMFSNTEELLPVISFNAKGSAEEQRKHEDFVNRMVAKGYTPKQVRLLCDWYLRVRKSS; via the coding sequence ATGGATATTTACAGCAGCTTCGCGAACCGCTTCGAAAAAACGCGAGAGGAAGAGCTCTCGCTGGAGGAGTACCTCGCGCTCTGCAAGAACGATCCATCCGCGTATGCCACGGCCGGCGAACGCATGCTGGCTGCGATCGGGGAACCTGAACACATCGATACCCGCAACGAGCCACGCCTGTCGCGGATCTTCGCGAACAAGGTCATCAAGGTCTATCCCGCATTTCGTGAGTTCTACGGAATGGAGGAAGTGATCGAGCAGGTGGTCGCGTATTTCCGTCACGCTGCGCAAGGGCTCGAAGAGAAGAAGCAGATCCTCTATCTGCTCGGTCCGGTGGGCGGCGGCAAGTCGTCGATCGCCGAGCGTCTGAAGCAACTGATGGAGCGCGTGCCGTTCTATTCGCTGAAGGGCTCGCCCGTCAACGAATCGCCGCTCGGGCTGTTCGACTACGATGAAGATGGCCCGATCCTCGAGGAACAGTACGGCATTCCGCGCCGCTACCTGAAGAGCATCCTGAGTCCGTGGGCCGTCAAGCGCCTGCATGAATACAACGGCGACATCCGCCAGTTCCGCGTCGTGCGCCGCTATCCGTCGATCCTGCGGCAGGTCGGCATCGCGAAGACGGAGCCGGGCGACGAGAACAACCAGGACATCTCGTCGCTGGTCGGCAAGGTCGACATCCGCAAGCTCGAACAGTATGCGCAGGACGATGCCGATGCATACAGCTACTCGGGCGGCTTGTGCCTCGCGAACCAGGGTCTGCTCGAATTCGTCGAAATGTTCAAGGCGCCGATCAAGGTGCTGCACCCGCTGCTCACCGCCACGCAGGAGGGCAACTTCAAGGGCACCGAAGGCTTCGGCGCGATTCCGTTCGACGGGGTGATCCTCGCGCACTCGAACGAGTCGGAGTGGAAGGCGTTCCGCAACAACCGCAACAACGAGGCACTGCTCGACCGGATCTTCGTCGTGAAGGTGCCGTACTGCCTGCGCGTGTCGGAAGAGACCAAGATCTACGAGAAGCTGATCCGCAACTCGTCGCTTGCCGAGGCCGTATGCGCGCCGGGCACGCTGAAGATGATGTCGCAGTTCTCGGTGCTGTCGCGCCTGCACGAGCCGGAGAATTCGAGCCTGTTCTCGAAGATGCAGGTATATGACGGCGAAAACCTGAAGGACACCGATCCGAAGGCGAAGTCGTACCAGGAATACCGCGACTACGCGGGCGTGGACGAAGGGATGACGGGCGTATCGACACGCTTCGCGTTCAAGATCCTGTCGCGCGTGTTCAACTTCGATTCGAGCGAGGTCGCGGCCAACCCCGTGCACCTGATGTACGTGCTCGAACAGCAGATCGAACGCGAGCAGTTCCCGCCGGAAATCGAGCAGAAGTACCTGTCCTTCGTGAAGGACGTGCTCGCGTCGCGCTACGCGGATTTCATCGGCAAGGAGATCCAGACGGCCTACCTCGAGTCGTATTCGGAGTATGGCCAGAACATCTTCGACCGCTATGTCACGTATGCCGACTTCTGGATCCAGGACCAGGAATTCCGCGATCACGACACGGGCGAGAGCTTCGATCGCGCCGCGCTGAACGCGGAGCTGGAGAAGATCGAGAAGCCGGCCGGCATCAGCAATCCGAAGGATTATCGCAACGAGATCGTGAACTTCGTGTTGCGTGCACGGGCGGCGAATGCCGGCAAGAACCCCGTGTGGACGAGCTACGAGAAGTTGCGCGTCGTGATCGAGAAGAAGATGTTCTCGAACACCGAGGAACTGTTGCCGGTGATTTCGTTCAACGCCAAGGGTTCGGCGGAGGAGCAGCGCAAGCATGAGGACTTTGTGAACCGGATGGTCGCGAAGGGCTATACGCCGAAGCAGGTGAGGCTGCTTTGCGACTGGTACCTGCGCGTGCGCAAGTCGTCATGA